In Falco biarmicus isolate bFalBia1 chromosome 7, bFalBia1.pri, whole genome shotgun sequence, a single window of DNA contains:
- the SOCS4 gene encoding suppressor of cytokine signaling 4, translated as MAENKDSNIKNADVRPKSSRSRSADRKDGYVWSGKKLSWSKKSEHCSDAETASAAGRSGTNLRSQERKYSCSSIELDLDHSCGHRFLGRSLKQKLQDAVGQCFPIKNCSSRHTSGLPSKRKIHISELMLDKCPFPPRSDLAFRWHLIKRHTAPVSPKAEDWIIADLSQHEEREDQLRDDGIANGGADSPSQSCDFTDSSSSRGDSRSELVTGKVVRGSKDESDMDSDDEVITLCTSSRKRNKPKWETDDELLRMETPPKYHTQIDYVHCLVPDLLQINNNPCYWGVMDKYAAEALLEGKPEGTFLLRDSAQEDYLFSVSFRRYSRSLHARIEQWNHNFSFDAHDPCVFHSPDITGLLEHYKDPSSCMFFEPLLSTPLNRTFPFSLQHICRTVICNCTTYDGIDALPIPPSVKLYLKEYHYKSKVRVLRIDVPEQQN; from the coding sequence atggcagaaaataaGGACAGTAATATTAAAAACGCAGATGTGAGACCCAAAAGCAGCCGGAGCAGAAGTGCAGACAGAAAGGATGGTTATGTCTGGAGTGGAAAGAAGCTCTCCTGGTCAAAAAAGAGTGAGCATTGTTCTGATGCTGAAACAGCAAGTGCTGCAGGAAGATCAGGGACTAATTTAAGGAGCCAAGAGAGGAAGTATAGCTGCTCGTCTATTGAGCTGGATCTAGACCATTCGTGCGGCCACAGGTTTTTAGGCCGGTCTCTCAAACAGAAGCTGCAAGATGCTGTGGGTCAGTGCTTTCCCATAAAGAACTGTAGCAGTCGGCACACCTCAGGACTgccatcaaaaagaaaaattcatatCAGTGAGTTAATGCTAGATAAGTGTCCTTTCCCTCCACGCTCGGACCTAGCTTTTCGGTGGCACTTGATCAAAAGACACACAGCCCCTGTAAGTCCAAAAGCAGAGGACTGGATTATTGCTGATTTATCTCAGCATGAGGAAAGGGAGGATCAGCTGCGAGACGATGGGATTGCCAATGGAGGAGCGGACTCTCCCTCCCAGTCCTGTGACTTTACTGACAGCAGTTCCTCTAGGGGTGATTCAAGGTCTGAGTTGGTTACAGGTAAGGTGGTAAGGGGCAGTAAAGATGAGAGCGATATGGACTCCGATGACGAAGTTATAACACTGTGCACAAGttctagaaaaagaaacaagcccAAATGGGAAACAGATGATGAGCTGCTACGGATGGAAACGCCTCCAAAATACCATACGCAGATTGATTATGTCCACTGCCTAGTCCCAGACCTCCTCCAGATCAATAACAATCCCTGCTACTGGGGAGTCATGGATAAATATGCAGCTGAGGCGCTGCTAGAAGGAAAGCCAGAGGGAACATTTTTGTTACGAGATTCTGCCCAAGAAGactatttgttttctgtgagcTTCAGGCGCTACAGTCGTTCCCTCCATGCGCGGATAGAGCAGTGGAATCACAACTTCAGCTTTGATGCCCATGATCCTTGTGTCTTCCATTCTCCTGACATCACAGGACTCCTAGAGCACTACAAAGATCCAAGTTCCTGTATGTTCTTTGAACCACTTTTATCCACTCCACTAAATCggacttttcctttttctcttcagcataTATGTAGAACGGTTATTTGCAACTGTACAACTTACGATGGTATTGACGCGCTTCCCATTCCTCCATCGGTGAAGCTGTACCTGAAGGAATATCATTATAAGTCAAAAGTTAGAGTACTCAGGATTGATGTACCAGAGCAGCaaaactag